The DNA segment GTTCCAACCATCCATTTGCTTGGCACACCAAATCCACCACCAACAGAAATTTTTGAAGGCAATGCAACTTCCGTTTTAGGAACCTCTACAGAAACTGGATCTACTATAACGACTCCTCCATCGGCACCAATTTGTACAGTGCTAATTTTTCGAATATTATCCAGTTTAACTTTACCTTCTGGCGAATAGGTTAAAGACCCCATTGCAACCACTTTCGAATTTATTTTTCCTTTGTAAGTAAGACCCAAATTAATACTTGATCCACTCGCTTGCGACTCATTAAATTCTTGCGATCCGTACTGAACGTCGGTTACAGCATACAAACTACTAGTTTCAATACTTCCAAAGTAGTAATTGAATTCGGCTCCAACGCTAAAGTTTTTATTAATCTTGTAACCTCCACCAAGGTAGGCTTTATTAACACCACCACTACCTTCGTACGCTCTAGTTAAATTTGAATCGTCCGTAGCAGTTATCTGATACCCCACCGCTGTATATGGCATTAATCCAAAACCAGCTCCAAATTTACCCATCGGAAAACCAAAAGCTAAATAATCAAGGTTGGTACGACGTGCATTTTCATTTTGCTCATTCGTTTTTAATGTCGCTGTCTGAAAAGTTGCTGCCGTGGCAAGCGTAGTTCTTTTAAGGTGTGCATATTGTGCAGGATTCTGCAAATTAATGTGAATACTATCTTGAAAAACAGACAAACCGCCCATTGAACGATTTTCTATGGTACCTTTAAATTTCTGGTCGCCAAGACCATAAAAAGAATAAGGAGAGGATGTAGCGTCTTGCGCCTGCGCCATAAAGGTTAAGAAAAGACAAGCAAGAACAAGGATTCTTTTAATCATTTGTGATTTTATATTGAAAAGTTTGATTCAGACTTTCTAATAGAAAATTTGAATTGGCAAATATGGTATTTTTTAATCTTTTAGCCAAAAAAACTGCATCGCCACCGGTAAAAATTGTGATAATGTTAGGAAAACGATTTTGGTACTCCAAAATGAATCCATCAATCTCATGGACAACGCCCTGCACCACGCCGCTAAGTATCGATTCTTTAGTGCTATTGCCAACAAAATCTTCTGGATTGTCCAAAGCTACTAACGGCAGTTTAGCAGTATAATTATGAAGCGCCTTAAGTCGCAATCCCAAACCTGGCGAAATTCCACCTCCTTGATAGCAATCGCTACTATCTACAAAGTCGTAAGTTATACAGGTACCCGCATCGATTATCAGCCGATTCTGTTTCGGAAATTGCAAAACCGCTCCCGATGCAAGCACCATTCTGTCTGCTCCCAAAGTTTTTGGAGTACTATAATGATTACTAAAAGGGAATTTCCAGTCATTTGATAGGTAATGCACTCTTATTTGGCGAGGCAAATTATCCAATAAATCGCTATTTCCAACCGAGGAAACGACCAAATCTTTAATATTTGGAAAATTTTTAAAAAAATTTAAAAGTTTTTTTTCAAGCTCCTCTTTTGCGAATTTCTCTAATTCCATCATTGTATTTTGCTCAAATACAGCAGCTTTCACCAAAGTATTTCCAATGTCAATTACTAATTTCATCCTTAAAATTTGATGTTGCAAAGATACACAATGATTTATTTTTAAAATAAGTTTTGGAGAAGTAAAAAAGAGTTCTATATTTGCACCCGCATCAGCACGGTACCTTAGCTCAGTTGGTAGAGCAATGGACTGAAAATCCATGTGTCCCTGGTTCGAACCCTGGAGGTACCACGAAAAACCCGAATAGAAATATTCGGGTTTTTTATTGGCTAAAATTTCCAAATTTCCACCTATCTTATTTGGGCGAGACCTTCGCCACAGTGTTTATAGCTCTTAAGATTAATTATCCCATCAATTTTCATGAGAATATTGAATTTGGCTCAGGTCGGGCTGTCCATTATATCTTTGCTGCCACAAGTAACATTTTCAATTTTCACCAATATCTTGGCAGCAAAGGATGCCATTACCATCCCTCTCGCAAACTCCGCTTAACTACCATATTATTAATTAATAGACGTTCCCATTTCCAAAAACCATCATAAAGTTTTCCTTTCCAGACCTCTGCAGCTACTTCCGACTTTCTTTTTCGAAACAATTACTCTAAATTTACCCTTGGTACTTAAAAACTTAATTATGAATAAGAAAATCTGTCTGCTATTCACAATTGTAGCAACAACAATGGCAACACAAGCACAAAAAGGTCAAAGCGACACCCAAAATCCGCTTTTACAAGAATACAAAACACCTTATACTGTTCCGCCCTTTGACAAAATCAAGAACGAACATTACAAACCGGCAATCACCAAAGGAATCGAGGCACATGAGGCCGAAATTAGCAAAATTGCTACTGACAAATCAGTACCAACTTTTGCAAACACCATTGAAGCTTTAGAAAATGCTGGTCTTTTGCTCAATAATGTAACAACCGTTTTCTACAATGTCAATAGCGCTAATACTAATGACGAGATGCAGGCGATTGCAAAAGAAATATCTCCAAGTCTATCTGCCCACAACGATAATATTTACTTAAACGAAGCACTTTTCAATAGAGTAAAAACTGTATATGACAGCAGAAATAAATTAAAGTTAGGAACCGAACAGTCAAAACTTCTAGAAGAGACCTACAAATCATTTGTACGTAGC comes from the Flavobacterium ardleyense genome and includes:
- a CDS encoding type III pantothenate kinase gives rise to the protein MKLVIDIGNTLVKAAVFEQNTMMELEKFAKEELEKKLLNFFKNFPNIKDLVVSSVGNSDLLDNLPRQIRVHYLSNDWKFPFSNHYSTPKTLGADRMVLASGAVLQFPKQNRLIIDAGTCITYDFVDSSDCYQGGGISPGLGLRLKALHNYTAKLPLVALDNPEDFVGNSTKESILSGVVQGVVHEIDGFILEYQNRFPNIITIFTGGDAVFLAKRLKNTIFANSNFLLESLNQTFQYKITND